From Hymenobacter sediminicola:
ATCCAGTCCTTGGGCTCGATGCGGACATCGGCGTCAATGCGGGCCTGAAACTGTTCTTCCTGGGTGAGTTCTAGCGTTTCCATACCGGTTCAACAAAGATTAACTAACAATCGTTAGTTAAATGTAAGGAAAATTATTCTGCTGGGCAGAGCAACTTATTGGTCAAAGTCCACGCACACCTTTTCGGAGGTGGGCCGTGCTTGGCAAGAGAGTACATAGCCCTTCGCTACTTCGGTGTCGGAGAGGGAATAGTTCACGTCCATTTCCACAGTGCCTTCCGTCACGCGGCAGCGGCAGGTACTGCACATGCCGTTTTTGCAGGAGTAGGGCGCATCGGCACCGGTTTCCAATAGGGCATCCAGAATGGTGTCGCCGTAGTACGACATTTCCAGCACGCGCTTGGTGCCTTCTAGCTGCACGGTTACCTGGCTGTGCTTGTCGTCTTCGCCAGCGGGGCGCTGGGCCTGGCGGGCGGCGGCGCGCTGGGCACTGCCGGCCGAGGCAAACATCTCGAAGTGGATCTTCTCGGGGGCTACTCCGGCCTCAGTCAGCACGTCCTTCACGTCATTGATCATCTCCTCCGGGCCGCAGATAAATGCCTCATCAATCTCGCTGGCGGGCACTATCTTCTGCAGAAACAGGCGGGCTTTTTCGGCGTTGATCCGGCCGAACAGCAGGTCGGTGTCGCCCTGTTCGCGGCTGAGGATGTGGTACACGCTGAGGCGGTCCACGAACTTGTTTTTCAAGGCCTCAATTTCCTCTTTGAAGATGATGGAGTTGCGGCCCCGGTTGCCGTAAATCAGGTACACTTGGCTGTTGGGCTCGGTCAGCAGCACCGTCTTGACGATGGACATGACCGGCGTAATGCCTGAGCCTGCCGCAAACATCACATAAAGCTTTTGCTGCTCTGGGTGCAGCTCGGTGTAGAAATGGCCCATCGGCGGCATCACCTCCAGCTCCTCTCCTACCCGTAACGTCTCTACCGCCAGCGAAGAAAACCGGCCTTCCGGCACTTTCTTGATGGCCACGCGCCACTCATTATCGAGCGGGCTGCTGCAGATAGAATACGAGCGGCGTAGCTCCTCGCCGTCATGGTCGCGGCGGAACGTGAGGTACTGGCCTTGCGTGAATTTGAACGTCTCGCGTAGGTCGGCGGGCACATCCAGGGATACGCTCACGCAGTCCGGGGTTTCCCGAACGATGCTCTTGATTTTGACTTTATGAAAACGGCTCATCGGTTACTTCTTTTCCAGCCCGGTGAGGAGCATGGTGATAATATTGGCTTCCAGCTCTTCGGCGGAAAGCTCACGGCCGGGGCGGTACCACAGCTCCACCCAGCGTACCGCCGAGAGAATCGTGAACAACGCCACCGACACATTCACAGGCTGAAATTCGCTGGCTGCAATGCCCTGTTCAATGAGAGTCGCGAAGCCTTTCTCATACTGTTTGCGGGCCTGCTTGAACTCCGTTAGGGCTGGTTCGCGCAAGTATTTCCAGTCGTGGTTAGCTACTGATACGGCCGCACCATCCTCAATCATGAGGCGGATATGCAGCCGGATCAGCGCCTTGATCTTTTCGCCGTGTGCGGCCTGGGTTGCTTCAATTTCGGCGAGTTGGGAAATGTAAATGCCTGATATGCGGAAGCAGATCAGCTCCAGAATTTCGTCCTTAGACTTGATGTGGTTGTACATGCTGGCCGCCTCAATGCCTACTTCGCTGGCCAAATCACGCATGGAGGTGCCACCAAAGCCTTTTTGCTTGAACAACTTGGCGGCTTCGTCCAGAATAAGCTGACGTTTGTTGACTTTACGCGTCGGAATCATAGGTGGGAGGTAGAAGGTCAGGAGCAGGTGGCTAACGGCCTTCTAAAGATTGCGCAAATCTTTGACGCGGCTGAGTTTGCCGCCTTCACTACGCGGCAACTGCCCAAAGCCCAGCAGCGTCACTTTCATGCTCAGGCCAATGTTATCCTTGATTTTCTTGGCAAATGCGCCCTTCAACGTCTTCAGGCACTCGTGCTGCTGCACTATATCGTCGGATAGGCTTTCTAGGCCCAGTTCCCGCATTAGCACTTCGTCGATTTCCACATTCACTTCTACCTCATCCATGCTGCCGCGGCGCGAAGCCACCACCTGATAATAGGGGCTTACGTTTTCGAGGCTGTTGATGATGTCTTCAACCTGCGTGTGAAAGAAATTGACGCCCCGGATGATGAGCATATCGTCGGCGCGGCCCCGAATAGGACCCATCTTGACGTGGGTACGCTTATGGGAATGCTCGTAATAGATGTTGGTGATGTCGCCGGTCCAGTAGCGCAGAATGGGCATGGCCTTTTTGGTGAGCGTCGTGAGTACCAGCACACCCATCTCTCCCTCCGCTACCGGCTCCCCGGTCTCCTGATGCACAATTTCGGGGTAGAAATGGTCTTCCCATATGTAGCTGCCCGTGCCTTGCTCATCCACATCCTCCTGCGATACGCCCGGTCCCATGATTTCGCTCAAACCGTAGATGTTAGAGGCCCGCACGTTCAAACCTTGCTGTATCTGCCCCCGGATGGCCTCGCTCCATGGCTCGGCCCCCAGCACCGCAAACTGCAGATTAATTGCATCCAGCGGAATACTGCGGCGCTTCAACTCCTCGGCCAACACCTGCGCATAGGAAGGCGTGGCGCAGATAACTTCCGGTTGAAAATCCTGCAGCAACTGCAGTTGCCGGTCTGTGCTGCCCCCCGATATGGGAATCACCGTCATACCAAGCTTTTCAGCTCCGTAATGAATTCCCATACCACCCGTAAACAGGCCGTAGCCGTAGGCATTCTGCATCTTCATGCCCGGCCGGCAACCGGCCGCGGCCAAAGAGCGGGCTACAACTTCCGAGAAAATCTCTAGGTCGGCGGCGGTATAGCCACCTACTGTGGCTTTACCGGTAGTACCGCTTGAGCAGTGCAGACGCGCCACCTCCGGCTGAGGCACAGCAAACAGCCCAAAAGGATAGTTATTCCGGAAGTCAGATTTCTTGGTAAAACCAAGCTTTGGCAGCTCCTCCAGCCCCTTGAACGTTGCCGGGTTGACTCCCAGCGCATCAAACTTCTGCTGATAGAACGGCACACGCTGATAGACATACGCTACCTGCTCTTTCAGACGAGTATTTTGTAAGGCTCGGAGTTGTGGCAGCGGCAGGCGCTCTATGTCAGGATTGAACAGCATAAGGGCGGATTCAAAAGGAACTGTTAGTTAAAGGTAAAAACAAGTAACCGCAGAAACAAACGTTTGTTAGTTTGTGTAGTTTTTTGCCTTGAATCTTATTTACTTCAGACAACTACATACTCAGCAGGAAAATAATATCTCTCAATATCTTCTGAAATACAGCACATTGAGTGAACACTAACCTAAAAAAAGCAAACACTCACTAGTATTCTAAAATGTTTGCTTAATATTGTCCCGTCATCAGGCAGCTAATCCCCCCGGCTATCTGATGGCCAATTCCCACGCCCCGTTTACCAGATGAACTCCCACCCCATCTGGCCCCCTGTTCTTCGATGACCTTCCGGTTTCGAAAATCCCACCCCGGCCGAACCAGTCTAACTGGTTCGGCCGGTTTGCGTTTGGCGTTTTTACTCGCCCCGCCCATCTGGGCGCTATTTGGCTGTTTAAGCACTTCGCTTTGATGTGAGTACTTACCAACCGTAGGCAGGCAATTGCCAGAAATTTGACGGAGTACCTTTCTCGTGTTATTGCTTACCGTGCAGCAGTATGGACATAGCTACACTAGCGCGCTTCCAGGCAACTGGTTTTGCTCCGGATATGACACTGCTATATAGAGTCCTTAAATTATTTTTTCGGGTATGATAAATCCAATTGTAGAAGTAGTGGCGTAAGTGATGTCAAATAACCCACTCAACTGCTTCTACTACTTGTCATGAAAAAAAATCTGCTTTCCCTCGCTCTGATGGCGCTATTAGGCGCTGCTTCTGTTTCCACAGCCTCTGCCCAGGCCAGCATGACACCCGGCACCGTGCAAGTAGGTGGCCAGGCTATGTATCCGAATAAGAACATTGTGGAGAATGCTGTTAACTCTGCCGACCACAAGACCTTGGTGGCTGCGGTGAAGGCAGCCGGCCTTGTTGAAACGCTGCAAGGCAAAGGCCCTTTCACTGTTTTTGCTCCTACTGACGCGGCTTTTACCGCCCTGCCAGCTGGCACCGTAGAAACACTGGTGAAGCCAGAAAACAAACCTACTCTTACCAAAATCCTCACCTACCACGTAGTAGCCGGCAACATGACAGCCGATAAGATTATGGCAGCCATTAAGGGGGGCAAGGGCACGGCCACACTCAAAACAGTGAGTGGCGGCACTCTAAAAGCTATGATGAACGGCCCCAAGAACGTAGTGCTGGTAGACGAGAAAGGTGGTGTTTCTACTATCTCTACCTACGATGTCATCCAGAGCAACGGCGTGATTCACGTAATTGACAAGGTGCTGATGCCTTAGTGCATTACACACAGCTTAATCAGATCAGAAAAGGTGGCCTCTAATAGGGTCACCTTTTTTGTTATGGGTAGTCGGTACTAAGGACAATTTTGCCGCCGGGCTTCGTCGGCGTATACGTAGCCCAGACGCACAGCGCGGCGGAAAAACTCGCAAGCAGCTGGCGCATTTCCCTCCTGCTGTGCTACCCGGCCCAACAGGAAATGGACTTGGCCATTCTGGGGGTTGGCTTCCAACACATGCCGATAATCGAGACGTGCCTGCGCTAAGTCCTGCAGCTTATAATAGGCCAGCCCACGGTATGTCAGGTACTTTATCGGCAGCGGCTTGCCCGATTCGGCTCGTTGCCGCAGGCCCACGGAAAGGTCGTGGATAGCCTGCGAGAATCTTTGCTGCTCAAACAGCCGCACTTCGCCACGAGCCAGCCACGCACCACTTTGTGTTGAGTCGAGGGCTAGCGCGTAGGTGAGGCTCTGTTCGGCAGCATCCGCCTCCCCGAGTCCCGCCTGGCACTGGCCCAACCGGAACAGCAGCCGTGCCCGCTCGGTAGCCTGTTCGGTACCGGTGAGGGCAGCCAAATAATCTTCCTGTGCCGCTTTATAATTGCGGTTGACCAGTTGCTCTATTGTTGCACGGCGACGCAATGCTTCCTTGTAGTTGGGCTTAAAGCGAAGCGCTTCCGTGAAATACGCATGCGCCGTTTCCCACTTCTGTTTCCCATATGCCTGCAAGCCGTCTTCATAGTTACTCACTGCCGTAACGTGGTCCATGGTGAGCTTCACCGTCAGCACAAATAGCAGCAGCCCAGCCAGCAACCCGAATGTTAGCAGATAGTCGCGGCGGGTAAATTTGCGCTGCCGCACAATAGGGCGGTAATGCCGCTCGGCAGAACCTGCCGGAGGCCGTGTGCGCAGGGGCGCAGGTGGGGGCATTGGCACCCCATACAAATGCTGTGTAGAAGTTTGGTACTGCTGCTGGCGTACAGCCTCCGCCGCCCGCAACGCCGCCACCCGTAGTTGATGGTCGTAGGAGGCTCGTCGTGCCGGGTCATTCAGTACCCGGTATGCGGCCGTTACTGCCTTGAACCGCTCCTCATACAAACGGCTGCCGCCATGCTTATCCGGATGCAATTCTATAGCCAGCTGCTTGTACGCCCGCTTGATGTCGTGCGGTGTGGCAGTGGCGGCTACGCCTAATATCTGGTAATGGGTTTGAATCAAAATGCGGTAGATTACGGGTAAAAATACGGTAGATTCCAGACACAGTCCCGCATTTTCCGTATGAACTGGCTATCCGAAAATTCGGTTTCTCACCTGCTTTTCGGATGATACTCTGGTAACATTGTTTTCCGCAAATCCTCTCCCACCTATGGGCATTTTCACTGACGAAGACGACGCAAGCAAGACGCCCCGAACCGATAATATCATCGGCAACCTGAAAGGTTACCTTGATACCCGCATCGACCTAGTCCGCCTAGAAGTGCAGGAAAAGGTGAAAAGCGCTTTCGTTGGCACTCTGCACGGTGTGGCGCTAGCTGCCATCGGGCTGTTCTTCTTCCTCTTCCTGAACATTTTTATTGGCTTGCTGCTCAACGAAAAGTTAGATAGCACTTATTGGGGCTTCGGCATTCTGGCGGGGTTCTATCTGGTGCTGTTGATTATTTTTCTGGTCGGTGTTGATAAGAAAGCTTTTCAGGGGCTTGCTGATAAAACGCTGGACAATACCATTTACAAATCCGACAAACGTCAAGCCTAATCTAATATGGCCGAACTGACTAACCCGCTGTTTGAAGGCGAAAAGGAGTTTCTGGAGCGTCAGAAACTGGAATATGAGCGCGCGTTGCTAGGCGATGTGGAGGAAATAAAAGAGAAAACGCAACAGGTAAGCAAGTACGTAGCCATTGGTGCCGGTGTACTGGGCGGCATCTGGCTTCTATCGAAGGCGTTTGGCTCATCAAAAAAGCCCCAGCGTGAGCTAGCAGGAGGTTCTCGCCCTCGCCGGACACTACGCAAGGCACATACCACCGCTACCGACGTAGCCTCGAGTGACGACCTGGGGTTTGGCGTGGGCCAGCATCATGCTGACCGGGGCCAACAGCATGCTTCGCACGAACGGGTGCACATCGCCCCCGACGTATATCATGCCAGCGCCCTAAGCTCCGACGACCCATTCGAACCGGTGAATGCAGGCGCTATGCCCATGTCGCGGCCCGTGACCGTGTCCCATTCAGACGAGGCTTCGTCCATCATGGCCTCAGCATTCCGCTCGTTTCTGCAGTCTGACACGGGCAAGATGTTGGTAGCGCAGGCTACAGCGGTATTGATGGCAGTAGTTGCCAAAAAGATGAGTGAGTATTTGCCGATGATCAAAAATCCCGACCTTGCGACTTCTCCAACGGAGCCGGAAACCCGGGACATCGACTTTACCTATCACCACGACGACGCGAATGCGCCTCACCAGCCTCTATGATGGCCTTAGCAAACGCCGAACGCATGGCCGCAAAGCCTTAGCGGTTCTGCTCGACCCCGATAATCTGGACGAAGCAGGTTGCCGGCGTTTGCTGGAGCTGAGCGAGACTCATCCAATAGACTACTTTTTTGTGGGTGGCAGCTTGGTGATGACGACTCACCAGGCTGCCCTCATTCGTTTACTAAAGGAGCATTCAGCAGTGCCTGTGCTGCTGTTTCCCAGCCACAGCTTGCACCTCGACCCCCAGGCTGATGGTATCCTGTTGCTCTCCCTGATTTCGGGTCGCAACCCTGAATTCCTGATTGGGCAGCACGTAATTGCGGCGCCCTTGCTACGCCAGAGCAATCTTCAGATCCTGCCAACCGGCTATATGCTGGTTGACACGGGCCGCCAGACGACAGCCAGCTACGTAAGTGGCACTACTCCTCTTCCCTACGACAAGCCTTCTATTGCGGCCTGCACTGCTATGGCGGGCGAGCAGCTTGGTTTACGTCTTATCTACTTAGATGGGGGCAGCGGGGCCATGTATCCGGTATCAACGGCCATGATTCGGGCCGTACGCCAAGCCATTGAGGTACCGCTCGTTGTTGGAGGAGGCATCAATACGGCAGATAAGGCTCAGGCGGCTCTGGAAGCCGGTGCCGACGTTATTGTAGTAGGCAACCAGATTGAGAAAACGCCCGAGTTCTTAGGAGAGGTTTCCCGTGTGGTGCAAGCTTTCAATACCGTGTCTGATGCTGTAGCGCATAAGTCCTCTTGATCTTTGCCGCAAGCATTTTAGTCAACAACAGCAACGCCCCGCACTACTAGGTAGTGCGGGGCGTTGCTGTTGTTGGCTGATCGGCAGGTAATATCGATGCGGTGCTAGATATTCATTGCCGACTCGCGGCGGCGCATCTTACCGGCCGGAATACCGAACATCATCTTGAAGCGGCGGCAGAAGTAAGCCGTGTCTTTGTAGCCCACTTCCTTACCAATGTCTCGGATGCTCTTTTTGGTGGTGCGCAG
This genomic window contains:
- the paaE gene encoding 1,2-phenylacetyl-CoA epoxidase subunit PaaE, translating into MSRFHKVKIKSIVRETPDCVSVSLDVPADLRETFKFTQGQYLTFRRDHDGEELRRSYSICSSPLDNEWRVAIKKVPEGRFSSLAVETLRVGEELEVMPPMGHFYTELHPEQQKLYVMFAAGSGITPVMSIVKTVLLTEPNSQVYLIYGNRGRNSIIFKEEIEALKNKFVDRLSVYHILSREQGDTDLLFGRINAEKARLFLQKIVPASEIDEAFICGPEEMINDVKDVLTEAGVAPEKIHFEMFASAGSAQRAAARQAQRPAGEDDKHSQVTVQLEGTKRVLEMSYYGDTILDALLETGADAPYSCKNGMCSTCRCRVTEGTVEMDVNYSLSDTEVAKGYVLSCQARPTSEKVCVDFDQ
- a CDS encoding TetR/AcrR family transcriptional regulator; the encoded protein is MIPTRKVNKRQLILDEAAKLFKQKGFGGTSMRDLASEVGIEAASMYNHIKSKDEILELICFRISGIYISQLAEIEATQAAHGEKIKALIRLHIRLMIEDGAAVSVANHDWKYLREPALTEFKQARKQYEKGFATLIEQGIAASEFQPVNVSVALFTILSAVRWVELWYRPGRELSAEELEANIITMLLTGLEKK
- a CDS encoding phenylacetate--CoA ligase family protein; this encodes MLFNPDIERLPLPQLRALQNTRLKEQVAYVYQRVPFYQQKFDALGVNPATFKGLEELPKLGFTKKSDFRNNYPFGLFAVPQPEVARLHCSSGTTGKATVGGYTAADLEIFSEVVARSLAAAGCRPGMKMQNAYGYGLFTGGMGIHYGAEKLGMTVIPISGGSTDRQLQLLQDFQPEVICATPSYAQVLAEELKRRSIPLDAINLQFAVLGAEPWSEAIRGQIQQGLNVRASNIYGLSEIMGPGVSQEDVDEQGTGSYIWEDHFYPEIVHQETGEPVAEGEMGVLVLTTLTKKAMPILRYWTGDITNIYYEHSHKRTHVKMGPIRGRADDMLIIRGVNFFHTQVEDIINSLENVSPYYQVVASRRGSMDEVEVNVEIDEVLMRELGLESLSDDIVQQHECLKTLKGAFAKKIKDNIGLSMKVTLLGFGQLPRSEGGKLSRVKDLRNL
- a CDS encoding fasciclin domain-containing protein yields the protein MKKNLLSLALMALLGAASVSTASAQASMTPGTVQVGGQAMYPNKNIVENAVNSADHKTLVAAVKAAGLVETLQGKGPFTVFAPTDAAFTALPAGTVETLVKPENKPTLTKILTYHVVAGNMTADKIMAAIKGGKGTATLKTVSGGTLKAMMNGPKNVVLVDEKGGVSTISTYDVIQSNGVIHVIDKVLMP
- a CDS encoding J domain-containing protein, with the translated sequence MIQTHYQILGVAATATPHDIKRAYKQLAIELHPDKHGGSRLYEERFKAVTAAYRVLNDPARRASYDHQLRVAALRAAEAVRQQQYQTSTQHLYGVPMPPPAPLRTRPPAGSAERHYRPIVRQRKFTRRDYLLTFGLLAGLLLFVLTVKLTMDHVTAVSNYEDGLQAYGKQKWETAHAYFTEALRFKPNYKEALRRRATIEQLVNRNYKAAQEDYLAALTGTEQATERARLLFRLGQCQAGLGEADAAEQSLTYALALDSTQSGAWLARGEVRLFEQQRFSQAIHDLSVGLRQRAESGKPLPIKYLTYRGLAYYKLQDLAQARLDYRHVLEANPQNGQVHFLLGRVAQQEGNAPAACEFFRRAVRLGYVYADEARRQNCP
- a CDS encoding phage holin family protein; its protein translation is MGIFTDEDDASKTPRTDNIIGNLKGYLDTRIDLVRLEVQEKVKSAFVGTLHGVALAAIGLFFFLFLNIFIGLLLNEKLDSTYWGFGILAGFYLVLLIIFLVGVDKKAFQGLADKTLDNTIYKSDKRQA
- a CDS encoding geranylgeranylglyceryl/heptaprenylglyceryl phosphate synthase, with protein sequence MRLTSLYDGLSKRRTHGRKALAVLLDPDNLDEAGCRRLLELSETHPIDYFFVGGSLVMTTHQAALIRLLKEHSAVPVLLFPSHSLHLDPQADGILLLSLISGRNPEFLIGQHVIAAPLLRQSNLQILPTGYMLVDTGRQTTASYVSGTTPLPYDKPSIAACTAMAGEQLGLRLIYLDGGSGAMYPVSTAMIRAVRQAIEVPLVVGGGINTADKAQAALEAGADVIVVGNQIEKTPEFLGEVSRVVQAFNTVSDAVAHKSS